Within the Rhodopirellula bahusiensis genome, the region GGTTTCGCCATTGAGTTCGGAGATGGTTCCCAATCCCAAGATGATGTACTTGCCAGCAACGCCGGTTGTTTCCAATCCCAACGCGACTTGGGTGGCAGGTGTCAGGCCTTTGAGAACAGTGGTGTCGGTTAGTGCCGTTGCGGTTGATGGTTGGAATGTGTTGTCACCCGCCGTGTGAACTCCAACGCTTGAAATCCCAGCGGCAGTGAGTGGAGCACGCGTGAGTGCGGTCAACGTCACATCGGCCGTCGCTGCTGTCAATGAAGCCGTCAGCGTGTCCAAGTCGGTTCCGGTCAGGTCTGTCATCAAGCTATCCAGGTTGTCCGGATACGACAGGTACTGGGTCTCATAGCGTTGCACCGAATTGGCAACTTCCGAGATATTCGCGACACTGGCACTCGCGTTGGTACGTCCAACCATGTCGGAGACGGCTGGG harbors:
- a CDS encoding type IV pilin protein, with product MITKPKKRTAFTLVELIVVLMILVGLAAILIPAVSDMVGRTNASASVANISEVANSVQRYETQYLSYPDNLDSLMTDLTGTDLDTLTASLTAATADVTLTALTRAPLTAAGISSVGVHTAGDNTFQPSTATALTDTTVLKGLTPATQVALGLETTGVAGKYIILGLGTISELNGETNIEAPIYFPENGVLNPESVYGRFIAVFQITDGTDPLARAKFKTVIAPTGEGLTTGLSNYFAVASNI